One part of the Mycolicibacterium aromaticivorans JS19b1 = JCM 16368 genome encodes these proteins:
- a CDS encoding (2Fe-2S)-binding protein, with the protein MYVCLCAGATSATVTDAVARGACTSKQVAAACGAGGDCGRCRRTVRAIIEQHFASVGDTARAS; encoded by the coding sequence ATGTACGTGTGCCTCTGCGCGGGGGCGACCAGTGCCACGGTCACCGACGCCGTTGCCCGCGGTGCGTGCACGTCCAAGCAGGTCGCCGCGGCCTGCGGCGCGGGCGGCGACTGCGGCCGGTGCCGTCGCACAGTGCGGGCGATCATCGAGCAGCATTTCGCGTCCGTCGGCGACACGGCCAGGGCGAGCTGA
- the bfr gene encoding bacterioferritin — MQGDPEVLRLLNEQLTSELTAINQYFLHSKMQDNWGFTELAKHTREESFDEMRHAEAITDRILLLDGLPNYQRLGSLRVGQTLREQFESDLAIEYEVVARLKPAIIVCREKLDSTTANLFEEIVADEEHHIDYLETQLELMDKLGVELYSAQCVSRPPK; from the coding sequence ATGCAAGGTGATCCGGAAGTTCTTCGCTTGCTCAATGAGCAGCTGACCAGCGAACTGACCGCCATCAATCAGTACTTCCTGCACTCCAAGATGCAGGACAACTGGGGATTCACCGAGCTGGCCAAGCACACCCGCGAGGAATCCTTCGACGAGATGCGTCACGCGGAGGCCATCACCGACCGGATTCTGCTGCTCGACGGCCTGCCCAACTATCAGCGGCTGGGCTCGCTGCGCGTCGGGCAGACCCTGCGCGAGCAGTTCGAGAGCGACCTGGCCATCGAGTACGAGGTGGTCGCCCGGCTCAAGCCCGCCATCATCGTGTGCCGCGAGAAGCTCGACTCCACCACGGCCAACCTCTTCGAAGAGATCGTGGCCGACGAGGAGCACCACATCGATTACCTCGAGACGCAGCTCGAGTTGATGGACAAGCTGGGCGTGGAGCTGTACTCCGCGCAGTGCGTGTCACGACCCCCGAAGTAA
- a CDS encoding FkbM family methyltransferase → MTLPNGMRIHQWQRIETNFLYPEIFGADSVYGKGEYIDFQPGAVIVDAGANIGMFTLFAALRCGGDAEVFAFEPIPTTYAVLAVNAEAANRGEYAAAMGARPGASLMIHPINRGLSATNETVVFAHHPNFSLWSTRDAQFARQRLGRFVADVAGFIPVAPLAVRRAAVRPVVAWMGRTTTVTATLVPLSSVIEEYDLTRIDILKLDVEGAEVAVLQGITPTQWAMIRQVVLEVEYFATKDVIVEMLEAHGFTTYWFASERERYGAVQSEVCMVYAWRAEDRS, encoded by the coding sequence GTGACGCTCCCCAACGGCATGCGGATTCATCAGTGGCAGCGGATCGAAACCAACTTTCTGTACCCGGAGATCTTCGGCGCGGACTCGGTGTACGGCAAGGGCGAGTACATCGACTTCCAGCCCGGCGCAGTCATTGTGGATGCCGGCGCGAACATCGGGATGTTCACCTTGTTCGCGGCGCTGCGCTGCGGCGGCGACGCGGAGGTGTTCGCGTTCGAGCCGATCCCCACCACCTACGCGGTGCTGGCGGTGAACGCCGAGGCGGCCAATCGCGGTGAGTACGCCGCCGCGATGGGCGCCCGGCCCGGTGCGTCCCTGATGATCCACCCGATCAACCGCGGCCTGTCCGCGACGAACGAGACGGTGGTCTTCGCGCACCACCCGAACTTCTCTCTGTGGAGCACGCGCGACGCGCAGTTCGCACGCCAGCGACTGGGCCGGTTCGTGGCCGATGTGGCGGGCTTCATCCCGGTCGCTCCGCTGGCCGTACGCCGGGCCGCGGTGCGGCCTGTGGTCGCGTGGATGGGCCGGACCACCACGGTGACGGCCACATTGGTCCCGCTGTCGTCGGTCATCGAGGAGTACGACCTGACACGGATCGACATCCTGAAGCTCGACGTCGAGGGTGCCGAAGTCGCAGTGCTGCAGGGCATCACGCCGACCCAGTGGGCCATGATCCGTCAGGTGGTGCTGGAAGTGGAGTACTTCGCCACCAAAGACGTCATCGTCGAGATGCTCGAGGCCCACGGGTTCACGACGTACTGGTTTGCCAGTGAACGCGAGCGCTACGGCGCCGTGCAGAGCGAAGTGTGCATGGTCTACGCGTGGCGGGCCGAAGACCGCTCGTAG
- a CDS encoding carboxymuconolactone decarboxylase family protein produces the protein MSRIGNFPDDDVAGWIVKSPDLGTAMAAFSHAVYSDKNRLPMRVRELARAVIAQDNDCVLCQNTRDADGPAAGVDEELYDHVLEWKTWEGYSEQERIAAEFAHRFGTDWAKLKYDDDFWDRAREHFSDELMADLTLSCAMWVGMGRMLSTLDIGQSCKLTLPSRA, from the coding sequence ATGAGCCGAATCGGAAACTTCCCTGACGACGACGTCGCGGGCTGGATCGTCAAGTCTCCCGACCTGGGAACGGCAATGGCCGCCTTCTCCCATGCGGTCTACAGCGACAAGAACCGGCTGCCGATGCGGGTGCGTGAACTCGCCCGCGCGGTTATCGCTCAGGACAACGACTGCGTCTTGTGTCAGAACACCCGGGACGCCGACGGACCGGCCGCCGGTGTGGACGAGGAACTCTACGACCACGTGCTGGAGTGGAAGACGTGGGAGGGCTACAGCGAGCAGGAGCGCATCGCCGCGGAGTTCGCCCACCGGTTCGGAACTGATTGGGCCAAGCTCAAATACGACGACGACTTCTGGGATCGGGCTCGCGAGCATTTCTCCGACGAGCTGATGGCCGACCTGACGTTGTCGTGCGCCATGTGGGTCGGCATGGGCCGCATGCTCAGCACGCTGGACATCGGCCAGAGCTGCAAGTTGACCTTGCCGAGCCGCGCATAG
- a CDS encoding glutamine synthetase, which translates to MAAMTTPPAGAAIGQLDADGVDTVVGTFVNPAGLTHAKTVPARRVNAFADPGLGFSPVTHGFAIDRAGIAFAPGISVVGDQRIRIDLDELRVIGDGLAWAPASFFDQDGNPVPACARGTLGRIQARLADAGLEALVGHEIEFLLVDPEGNRLPGNLWAQYGLAGVLEYEGFVKDVTAAAAASGVGIEQFHPEYGINQFEISLAPKSPVAAADQLILARIIISRVARTYGLRVSLSPVPFAGSVGSGAHQHFSLSRADTPVFSGGTGAQGMTPEGENAIGGIVSGLPQAQLIFCGSIVSGLRMKPGNWAGAYACWGTENREAAVRFVRGGHGNPYGANVEVKVVDPSANPYFATAAILGLAADGIENGTALPPETTVDPGALSDDARTAAGTVALSTDQAQEIAALDGSARLRAILGDPAVDVLVAVRRYEHEMYSHLDPEALTEKFRMAWSI; encoded by the coding sequence ATGGCTGCCATGACCACACCGCCGGCCGGCGCAGCGATCGGGCAGTTGGACGCCGACGGCGTCGATACCGTCGTCGGAACCTTCGTCAATCCCGCAGGCCTGACCCACGCCAAGACCGTGCCTGCCCGCCGGGTCAACGCGTTCGCCGATCCCGGGCTGGGTTTCAGCCCGGTCACCCACGGGTTCGCCATCGACCGCGCCGGTATCGCGTTCGCCCCGGGGATCAGCGTCGTCGGCGACCAACGGATCCGCATCGATCTCGACGAGTTGCGAGTCATCGGCGATGGCCTCGCGTGGGCGCCGGCCTCGTTCTTCGATCAGGACGGAAACCCCGTCCCGGCGTGTGCGCGCGGGACTCTCGGACGCATCCAGGCTCGGTTGGCCGACGCCGGCCTGGAGGCGTTGGTCGGCCACGAGATCGAGTTCCTCTTGGTCGACCCCGAGGGCAACCGGCTGCCCGGCAACCTGTGGGCCCAATACGGACTGGCCGGCGTGCTGGAATACGAAGGCTTCGTTAAGGACGTCACCGCGGCGGCCGCGGCGTCCGGTGTCGGCATCGAGCAGTTCCACCCCGAGTACGGCATCAACCAGTTCGAGATATCCCTGGCCCCGAAATCGCCGGTGGCTGCTGCCGATCAGCTGATCTTGGCCCGCATCATCATCAGCCGGGTGGCCCGCACATACGGACTGCGGGTGAGCCTGTCACCGGTGCCGTTCGCCGGCAGTGTGGGTTCTGGCGCACATCAACACTTTTCGCTGTCACGCGCCGACACCCCGGTGTTCTCCGGCGGGACTGGTGCGCAGGGGATGACCCCCGAAGGGGAGAACGCCATCGGCGGCATCGTCTCCGGGCTGCCTCAGGCCCAGCTGATCTTCTGCGGGTCGATCGTGTCCGGTCTGCGAATGAAGCCCGGCAACTGGGCCGGCGCCTACGCATGTTGGGGAACCGAGAACCGGGAAGCGGCAGTGCGTTTCGTGCGCGGCGGGCATGGCAACCCGTATGGGGCCAACGTCGAGGTCAAGGTCGTCGACCCATCGGCCAATCCGTACTTCGCCACCGCCGCGATCCTCGGCCTCGCAGCCGACGGCATCGAGAACGGCACCGCACTGCCGCCGGAGACGACGGTCGACCCGGGCGCCTTGTCCGACGACGCTCGCACGGCCGCGGGAACCGTCGCCCTCAGCACCGACCAGGCGCAGGAGATCGCGGCACTGGACGGCTCGGCCCGGTTGCGGGCGATCCTCGGCGATCCCGCCGTCGACGTCCTGGTCGCCGTCCGCCGCTACGAGCATGAGATGTATTCGCACCTCGATCCCGAGGCGCTGACCGAGAAGTTCCGGATGGCGTGGAGCATCTGA
- a CDS encoding amidohydrolase family protein, which produces MPVSASALGDHIAAIRLVDNHVHGYWLTAGDRRRFENGLNEANIEPLADFDSGFDTQLGFAVRAHCAPLLGLAEHVDPQTYWERRSELTEDQLARLFLPAAGVSDWLVDTGLPGAIAGLPEIADASGGEVGEIVRIEEVAEQAATAPGDYADAFRRILHQRSETAVATKSVLAYRGGFDGDLSQPGARDVAAAAARWRDAGGVRLTDRTLLRFGVHEALRLGKPLQFHVGLGDRDCDLHRTNPMFLLDFLRRSGTTPIVLLHCYPYEREAGYLAQAFNSVYLDVGLSVNHLGARAEAFIARTLELAPFRKILYSSDAFGPAELHYLCSRLWRAAMAAVLSGFVARGHWSEADAIRVVDLIGRDNAVRVYGL; this is translated from the coding sequence GTGCCTGTATCCGCTTCGGCACTCGGCGACCACATCGCCGCTATCCGTCTGGTGGACAACCATGTTCACGGCTACTGGCTGACCGCCGGTGATCGCAGGCGCTTCGAGAACGGGCTGAACGAAGCCAACATCGAACCGCTGGCCGACTTCGACTCCGGCTTCGACACCCAACTCGGTTTCGCTGTGCGTGCGCACTGCGCGCCGCTGCTCGGGCTGGCCGAACATGTTGACCCGCAGACCTATTGGGAACGCCGCAGTGAACTGACCGAAGACCAGCTGGCGCGGCTGTTCCTGCCCGCCGCCGGAGTCAGCGACTGGCTGGTCGACACCGGCCTGCCCGGCGCCATCGCAGGGCTGCCCGAGATCGCCGACGCGTCCGGGGGCGAGGTCGGCGAGATCGTCCGCATCGAAGAGGTCGCCGAGCAGGCCGCCACAGCCCCGGGCGACTACGCCGATGCGTTTCGCCGGATCCTGCACCAGCGCAGCGAGACCGCGGTCGCCACCAAGTCGGTGCTGGCCTATCGCGGCGGCTTCGACGGCGATCTGTCCCAGCCCGGCGCACGCGATGTCGCCGCCGCTGCAGCCCGCTGGCGCGACGCCGGGGGAGTGCGGCTGACCGACCGCACGCTGCTGCGGTTCGGCGTGCACGAAGCTCTTCGGCTGGGCAAGCCGCTTCAGTTCCACGTCGGCCTCGGCGACCGCGACTGCGATCTGCACCGGACCAACCCGATGTTCTTGCTTGACTTCCTGCGCCGGTCCGGCACCACGCCGATCGTGCTACTGCACTGCTATCCCTACGAGCGCGAAGCCGGTTATCTGGCACAGGCTTTCAACAGCGTCTACCTCGATGTCGGTCTGAGCGTCAACCATCTCGGAGCCCGCGCCGAGGCGTTCATCGCGCGCACCCTGGAGTTGGCTCCGTTTCGCAAGATCCTGTACTCCTCGGACGCTTTCGGCCCTGCCGAGTTGCACTATCTGTGCTCGCGGCTGTGGCGGGCGGCGATGGCCGCGGTGCTCTCCGGCTTCGTGGCGCGCGGCCACTGGAGCGAGGCCGACGCGATCCGGGTTGTCGACCTGATCGGGCGCGACAACGCCGTCCGCGTCTACGGTCTCTAG
- a CDS encoding PIN domain-containing protein, with translation MLRLLIDTSTWLDLAKRRDGQRLIVPLRLLVDDGLVDLLVPELVVDEFERNRANVERSMTSSVSERFRLIRQDVALYGSVDDFEGFFAEFVFEQWAHKIPMIGAMTTRNFEEIRELLQGGTRLEATAADHARVVARGLAKTAPFHRSRNSVADALLIEMYASALASADPGDHYAFITSNSDDFSTQNGDKRQPHEDLAALFASETSTYRLGDAGLEQALYDEFGEEMAQLVQETYFVQEPRGLSDILAAEKELFDKIWYERSMRHDRELSANGKTDELAEHRRIAREARERVEKTYGTANLGPFDPFDLGMLNGKLSALRWVLGSEWDFLDT, from the coding sequence GTGCTCCGCTTGCTGATCGATACCTCCACCTGGCTTGATTTAGCTAAGCGTCGTGACGGTCAACGCTTAATCGTGCCTCTACGCCTCCTGGTCGACGACGGCCTGGTTGACCTGCTTGTCCCAGAGCTTGTGGTCGACGAGTTTGAACGTAACCGGGCCAATGTGGAGAGGTCCATGACGTCGAGCGTTAGTGAGCGTTTCCGGTTGATTCGCCAGGATGTCGCGCTGTACGGCTCCGTCGACGATTTCGAAGGCTTTTTTGCTGAGTTCGTCTTCGAGCAGTGGGCGCATAAGATCCCGATGATAGGGGCGATGACGACCCGCAACTTCGAGGAGATTCGGGAATTACTTCAAGGCGGGACCCGCCTTGAAGCGACGGCGGCCGACCACGCACGTGTGGTCGCGCGGGGTCTCGCGAAAACTGCCCCATTTCATCGGTCACGCAACAGCGTTGCCGATGCCTTGTTGATTGAAATGTATGCGTCAGCATTGGCTTCGGCAGACCCAGGCGATCACTACGCATTCATCACCTCCAACTCCGACGACTTCTCAACGCAGAACGGCGACAAGCGTCAGCCCCACGAGGACTTGGCCGCCCTCTTCGCCAGTGAAACTTCGACTTACCGCCTGGGTGATGCGGGTCTTGAGCAAGCGCTTTACGACGAGTTCGGCGAAGAGATGGCGCAGCTAGTTCAAGAGACGTATTTCGTTCAGGAACCGCGGGGCTTGTCCGACATCCTCGCCGCAGAGAAGGAACTCTTCGACAAAATTTGGTATGAGCGGTCGATGCGCCACGACCGCGAGCTAAGTGCGAACGGGAAGACCGACGAACTTGCAGAGCACAGGCGCATAGCGCGAGAGGCCCGCGAGCGGGTTGAAAAGACATATGGCACAGCGAATCTGGGACCGTTTGACCCATTCGATCTCGGGATGCTGAATGGCAAGCTTTCGGCCCTAAGGTGGGTACTCGGCAGCGAATGGGACTTCCTCGACACGTGA
- a CDS encoding DUF732 domain-containing protein, whose amino-acid sequence MIRQIAAAMAALALVGAPTAVADTTDQQFLDLIHANNVPGQDDSLIAFAHEYCDGNGTSTILPLIGQGVTPNQFYTVRVAASRVYCPMKIAQPNHPAPVFTGLVP is encoded by the coding sequence GTGATCCGACAAATCGCCGCCGCCATGGCGGCACTGGCACTCGTCGGCGCGCCGACCGCCGTCGCCGACACCACCGATCAGCAGTTCCTGGACTTAATCCATGCCAACAACGTGCCCGGCCAGGACGACTCACTGATCGCATTCGCGCACGAGTACTGCGACGGTAACGGGACATCGACGATCCTGCCGCTCATCGGCCAAGGCGTCACACCAAACCAGTTCTACACCGTCCGCGTCGCCGCATCCCGGGTGTACTGCCCGATGAAGATTGCGCAACCGAACCATCCGGCGCCAGTGTTCACCGGCCTAGTGCCGTGA
- a CDS encoding restriction endonuclease, giving the protein MDGPLGVQLDLERLCPVLSDVPIEVTRPLYQLLSSERVHHRKLRAHLAERERHLAYMNSGMREIDAMPGVEFERYIAARYRADGWTVRHTPASGDYGVDLIATKDGELDLAIQCKRQAKPVGVSAIQQVVAGGMHYGCARTMVTSNQEFTPAARNLAATHNCQLIGRAELLETIWIDSPGTDG; this is encoded by the coding sequence ATGGACGGCCCACTCGGAGTGCAGCTCGACCTTGAGCGTTTATGTCCTGTGTTGAGCGACGTCCCAATTGAGGTCACGCGGCCGCTGTACCAACTGCTTTCGAGCGAGCGGGTACACCACCGGAAGTTGCGTGCCCACCTTGCCGAGCGGGAGCGCCACCTGGCTTATATGAATTCAGGCATGCGCGAGATTGATGCCATGCCGGGCGTTGAATTCGAGCGCTACATCGCGGCCCGATATCGTGCGGACGGCTGGACGGTCCGCCATACGCCAGCTAGCGGAGACTATGGGGTCGATCTCATTGCGACCAAAGATGGCGAGCTCGATCTCGCTATTCAGTGCAAAAGACAGGCGAAACCCGTTGGAGTGTCTGCCATCCAACAGGTCGTCGCAGGCGGGATGCACTATGGATGTGCGCGCACCATGGTTACAAGCAACCAGGAGTTCACTCCCGCCGCTCGAAACCTCGCCGCGACCCACAACTGCCAGCTTATCGGCCGAGCAGAGCTCCTAGAGACAATTTGGATCGACAGTCCTGGAACCGATGGTTGA
- a CDS encoding phage major capsid protein — protein sequence MPSTQTEFVTQLQAQFDRVNADVLVRLDAAQRAGLTDFTPELATQVAERRAIAARLADARADLQRSELPLNLHGELSLPASGKRSTAMTTVVTEPHTYAKGNPRRSYLQDLVRMSANLDHTGEARDRLMRHAREVETAPSYAEYRALDRVDGSGGYAVPPVWLMDQFIEVARPGRAFANLVQRQPLPSGTDSLNIPKLATGTTVAAQNGDNTAISETDLTDTFVNAPVRTIAGGQSVAVQLIDQSPVAFDDMVFRDLTAAHAAQTNQYVILGSGSNGQILGVHNTPGIGNVTPTGSGTDVAKVYRALANAIQQVHVTRFLPPEVIVMHPARWGWLLAQLDQNDRPLFLPNANIPQNAGGLLDAVASQQVVGNVQGLPVVTDPSIPTTLGAVGTTPGTEDAVYVMRASDLVLWESGIRARALPEIKANTLTVLLQIYGYLAFTAARYPQSVVEITGLPAITF from the coding sequence ATGCCCAGCACACAAACTGAATTCGTCACACAACTACAGGCGCAGTTTGATCGCGTCAACGCCGATGTACTCGTGCGGCTCGACGCCGCCCAGCGCGCCGGCCTGACGGACTTTACACCTGAACTGGCGACTCAGGTCGCCGAACGTCGCGCGATCGCAGCACGACTCGCCGACGCCCGCGCAGACCTTCAGCGCAGCGAACTCCCCCTCAATCTTCACGGGGAGCTCAGCCTTCCCGCTTCCGGAAAGCGCAGCACAGCCATGACCACGGTCGTCACCGAGCCCCACACCTACGCCAAGGGCAACCCGCGTCGCTCCTACCTACAGGACCTTGTGCGGATGTCGGCCAATCTCGACCACACCGGCGAGGCCCGCGACCGGCTGATGCGCCACGCCCGCGAGGTCGAAACGGCGCCGAGCTACGCGGAGTACCGCGCCCTGGACCGCGTTGATGGCTCCGGGGGATACGCAGTTCCCCCGGTTTGGCTGATGGATCAGTTCATCGAGGTGGCCCGCCCCGGTCGCGCCTTCGCGAACCTGGTGCAGCGCCAGCCCCTGCCGTCGGGCACGGACTCGCTGAACATCCCGAAGCTCGCTACCGGTACAACCGTCGCCGCGCAGAACGGTGACAACACCGCGATCTCGGAGACGGATCTGACGGACACGTTCGTCAACGCGCCGGTCCGCACGATCGCCGGTGGTCAGTCGGTGGCCGTTCAGCTGATTGACCAGTCGCCGGTCGCGTTCGACGACATGGTGTTCCGGGATCTGACCGCGGCACACGCGGCCCAGACAAACCAGTACGTCATCCTCGGCTCGGGCTCCAACGGCCAGATCCTCGGTGTGCACAACACCCCCGGCATCGGAAATGTGACGCCCACCGGCAGCGGCACCGACGTCGCAAAGGTCTATCGAGCACTGGCCAACGCGATCCAGCAGGTCCACGTCACTCGATTCCTGCCGCCCGAGGTCATCGTCATGCACCCGGCGCGGTGGGGATGGCTTCTGGCGCAACTAGATCAGAACGATCGCCCGCTGTTCCTCCCGAACGCCAACATCCCCCAGAACGCAGGCGGCCTGCTCGACGCTGTCGCCTCCCAGCAGGTGGTCGGCAATGTGCAGGGCCTGCCGGTCGTCACCGACCCGAGCATCCCGACCACGCTCGGCGCTGTCGGCACCACGCCAGGAACCGAAGACGCCGTGTACGTCATGCGGGCCTCGGACCTGGTGCTGTGGGAGTCGGGCATCCGTGCCCGCGCCCTGCCAGAGATCAAAGCCAACACCCTCACGGTGCTCCTGCAGATCTACGGGTACCTAGCCTTCACCGCGGCCCGCTACCCACAGTCCGTGGTGGAGATCACCGGCCTGCCGGCGATCACCTTCTGA